The stretch of DNA AAGTTTCTGTCAACTCGAAAGAAATAGGAACAGCTTTTAAATCGATTTAAAATAAACTGGACGATCTTGGAAAAATAGAAAGTAGAGCGTAGGCCTACTTACTGCTATATTAATGTATTATGATATCCCGCTTGAATCGTaataccgtacggtaccggtaccggtaccactaAATTCACAATCGCCTGGTTAACATTATAAAGTTATACCGGTAGCCTATGTCACGGGCTACCGGTACCTGTGTCTTTAGTTTGCTGCTAACTTAGCTTGTCAAATTCTATGTATGTGTTTCTTGGTAACTTTATTTCTTGATCTGTTGATGGAGATAATAGTCTACTGTTATAACCGCATTAACAATATTACAAACTAATTGTTCATCGTGCATTCTAGCTCGGGTAAAAGCACATTAATGTGACAAACTACGCCCATCACTCTTTACCAGTGTAGGTCGGGTATGAATGGCAATAGCTAGTAAACTCTCCAGAATTGATTTTATGCGAGGAACTCTATGAATTATCATCACAGCGAATATATATTTACCTTTGTTTCACAACAACAGCTACATAAACATATAACGATGCAATCTCTTATCAGAGATTGTTTCATTGTGAGTGTGGATTTGTGACCTCACACTCGCTATAGCGATTTAACCAGTTGTATGTATCATCGAGCTTGTGGTTGCTAGGATATCCAtggtatatgaaaaaaatttggtcTTTTCTAATTTAGTGTTCAACTAGTAGCCTATTAAACAAAAATTCTAGTAAAATGCTCAACGGAGTATTTCTAATTAATTCACTTGGTGATGTATTGGCATGTAAAAACTTATCTGCCGCGAAATATACATGGagtccaaaaatattttttcaacgaggATTGCAGAAATTTATCAATAAAGTTTTACCACCATGTATAGAAATTGACAACGTATTCTATACCCATGCTTCCAGcgatgaaatttttgttgtagctgtaTCTGATTCTGAGGAGATATCTCCTATATTGATGATGATAAGTTTACAGAATTTCATCAAAGAATGTGCTGATTTAATTGGAGATATGAAAAGTGAGAATGTACTTTTACACAGTGCTGTTGTATATGAGTTACTTATACAAACATTTGGCTTGTCCCATCCTGACAATATATCACAACATGCCATTAATGAGTGCAAGCAAATGGGAAATACTGGATACACAGAGGCTGGTATGTTCCCTTTTATGCCAGAAAACTTATTTGGAGTATCACCTTCAAAAGAAGAGAAATATATGAAAGAAAGTAGTGCTTCAAAAGCACCTCTAGCATCTCaacaagaaaagaaaaatgaaatatttgtcgATCTGATTGAATATCTTATTGCGATAATTGATAAAGATGGTCAAGTTATTCATGCTGATATAAAGGGATCATTGAGCACTAAGAGTTACCTCACAAACACTGTCAGTGTTCAAATCGCTTTGCCA from Styela clava chromosome 14, kaStyClav1.hap1.2, whole genome shotgun sequence encodes:
- the LOC120341658 gene encoding AP-4 complex subunit mu-1-like; protein product: MLNGVFLINSLGDVLACKNLSAAKYTWSPKIFFQRGLQKFINKVLPPCIEIDNVFYTHASSDEIFVVAVSDSEEISPILMMISLQNFIKECADLIGDMKSENVLLHSAVVYELLIQTFGLSHPDNISQHAINECKQMGNTGYTEAGMFPFMPENLFGVSPSKEEKYMKESSASKAPLASQQEKKNEIFVDLIEYLIAIIDKDGQVIHADIKGSLSTKSYLTNTVSVQIALPDKIIEENPTDTSDTDKIFITAKRFRCKKSSKETQNEFPLVKHLSGPGLNPIMDYNVASDNLKLPFTMYHNFSKTNKGSMIELALTCKIFCALPLGISPINWSASFPLPSKLISVSGTSSLKSIHFTQSKDKRTLHMQSPVFPAQSHHSITLILLLSEILPFMVYEMPHLNIKFEVPNLCISNMRIQSLKVQNINSNTSSTVTKWARCVTHSNDYTFELKYDWI